The proteins below come from a single Dasypus novemcinctus isolate mDasNov1 chromosome 22, mDasNov1.1.hap2, whole genome shotgun sequence genomic window:
- the LOC131275279 gene encoding olfactory receptor 7A17-like, whose product MGPGNETQISEFLLLGFTEVPEVQPLLFGLFLSMYLVTIFGNLVIILAIIIDCHLHTPMYFFLSILSLCDIGLSSTTVPKMLVNIQAQSRVITYAGCLTQMYFFLLFGGLDDCLLAVMAYDRFVAICHPLHYTVSMKPQICVLMALGSWTMSVMESCLQSLLVSQLSFCSSVEIPNFFCELRQMVQLACSDTFLNYLVMYLIAGVLAGGPLAGILFSYYKIVSSVFAISLAQGKYKAFSTCASHLSVVSLFYFTTIGVYLSPAASHNTHSGALATVMYTMVTPMLNPFIYSLRNKDIKKALKKCFGRKVCKVSFVLQQLKGQF is encoded by the coding sequence ATGGGACCTGGAAATGAAACgcaaatttcagaatttcttctcctgggatttaCAGAAGTTCCAGAAGTGCAACCCCTCCTGTTTGggttgttcctgtccatgtacctggtcaccattTTTGGGAACCTggtcatcatcctggccatcatcatTGACTGTCACcttcacacacccatgtacttcttcctctcaatCTTGTCCCTTTGTGATATTGGTTTATCCTCCActactgtcccaaagatgctggtgAACATCCAGGCACAGAGTAGAGTCATAACCTATGCAGGCTgcctcacccagatgtattttttcttgctctttggaGGGTTGGATGACTGCCTCCTGgccgtgatggcctatgaccgctttgtggccatctgccaccccctTCACTATACAGTCTCTATGAAACCCCAGATCTGTGTCCTGATGGCTCTGGGGTCCTGGACCATGAGTGTTATGGAATCCTGTTTACAGAGTTTATTGGTGTCACAACTGTCCTTTTGTTCAAGTGTAGAAATCccaaactttttctgtgaacttcgtCAGATGGTCCAACTTGCCTGTTCTGACACTTTTCTCAATTACTTAGTAATGTATTTAATAGCTGGAGTGCTGGCCGGGGGTCCCCTTGCTGGAATCCTTTTCTCCTACTATAAGATTGTTTCCTCTGTATTTGCAATCTCGTTAGCTCAGgggaaatataaagcattttcaacctgtgcatctcacctctcagtagtctccttattttatttcacGACCATAGGGGTGTACCTCAGTCCTGCTGCTTCACACAACACACATTCAGGTGCACTGGCCACGGTCATGTACACCATGGTCacacccatgctgaaccccttcatctatagtctgaggaataaagatataaagaaggcTCTGAAAAAATGCTTTGGGAGGAAAGTCTGCAAAGTGTCATTTGTCTTGCAGCAGCTGAAAGGCCAGTTTTAG